In the Fibrobacter sp. UWR3 genome, CTCGCCATCATCGAACTTTACGCCGGCAAACGTTCCCTCGCCCACAAGGCCCGCGAGCTTTCGCTTGTCAATCCTTACTTTGTCTGTGAATTCAGCCGTCGGTTCCACACCATTCGTAAGGAGCGTCACACTTCCGACCACATTCAGGAGTTCATTGCATTCATGCAGGGCATACTCGCCCGACCCAAGAACCGCGACATCCTTCCCGCGGTAAAAGAACGCATCGCACACCGCGCAGTAGCTCACGCCGTGGCCTTCCATCTCGGCCATACCCGGGAGAGGAGTCTTCTTGCGGGCAGAACCCGTCGCCATGATGCACGCGCGACCACGGTACTCGCCCTTGAGCCCCGTCGCCACGAATTCCTTCCCGTCGAAGAACAGGTCGGTCACCTCGTCCTCTACAAGGTTCGCCCCAAGACGCTCGGCCTGCTTCTTGCCCACCTCATAGAGTTCTGCGCCCGTCAGCGGTTTCTCGAGCCCGTAATAATTCTCTATCATATGCGCCTTTTCGAGCGCACCGGCGCCCTTCCCGACCAAGATAACGTCCAATCCGGCACGCAACGCATAAAGCGATGCTGAAACGCCTGCCGGGCCCTGTCCAATAATCAACATATCTGCCATAAATACCTCTCGTTGTAAAAATACGAAATTTCCACACATTTTTTTACACTTGTTTTCAAAAAGCGGTTTTGCATACGGGACAAATTAAGTTATTTTAGATAATAGAATAGAGGATTTTATATGGAATGTAAAAAGCCCCGCGACATGTTCGTCGAAGCAGGCTACGGCCCGAACTTCGCCGACCAGCTAATCCAGAACGCATTCAGCAAACTCTTCGAGGGCGACCCCATCGACGAGCGCGTGTGCTTTGATGCAGCCGACGACATGGCATACATCATCGACATCGGCCACGACGACATCCGCTCCGAGGGCATGAGTTACGGCATGTTCATTGCCGCCCTCACCGGCCACGACAAGCTTTTCCAGAAACTCTGGAACTTCGCGAAGAAATACCTGCGCAACGACGACGGCCCGCACAAGGGCTACTACTCCTGGCAAGTCTCCACCACCGACTTCTCGATGATGGACCCGGGGGCTGCCCCCGACGGCGAGGAATACATCGCGGCAGCCCTCCTCATCGCCGCAAAGAAGTTTAGCCGCGACGACTACAAGCAGGAGGCCATCGAACTCATCAACTGCATCAAGAACAAGCCGTTCAACGAACTCGTGGGCCCGATGATCGACCCCGAAAGGAAGCTCATCAAGTTCTCGCCCGTGCTGGGCAACGACTTTACCGACCCGAGCTACCACACCATCGCGTTCTACCGCGCCTACGCCGATGCGACCGGCGACAGCGAGTGGCTCGAAATTGCGAAGAACAGCATCGAGTACCTGAAGAAGGCCGCCCACCCCGAAACCGGCCTCTGCGGCGACTACTCCGAATACGACGGCACCCCGAAGGCAATGCCCTGGTTCCCCGAAAGCAACTGCTTCAGCGGAGACGCCTGGCGCG is a window encoding:
- a CDS encoding NAD(P)/FAD-dependent oxidoreductase: MADMLIIGQGPAGVSASLYALRAGLDVILVGKGAGALEKAHMIENYYGLEKPLTGAELYEVGKKQAERLGANLVEDEVTDLFFDGKEFVATGLKGEYRGRACIMATGSARKKTPLPGMAEMEGHGVSYCAVCDAFFYRGKDVAVLGSGEYALHECNELLNVVGSVTLLTNGVEPTAEFTDKVRIDKRKLAGLVGEGTFAGVKFDDGEELKLDGLFVALGSASAMDLARKAGAAFDGGSVVLDKDYMTTVPGLFASGDCTGGTLQVAVAVGEGAIAGLAAIKYLRENR
- a CDS encoding glycosyl hydrolase family 8; the encoded protein is MECKKPRDMFVEAGYGPNFADQLIQNAFSKLFEGDPIDERVCFDAADDMAYIIDIGHDDIRSEGMSYGMFIAALTGHDKLFQKLWNFAKKYLRNDDGPHKGYYSWQVSTTDFSMMDPGAAPDGEEYIAAALLIAAKKFSRDDYKQEAIELINCIKNKPFNELVGPMIDPERKLIKFSPVLGNDFTDPSYHTIAFYRAYADATGDSEWLEIAKNSIEYLKKAAHPETGLCGDYSEYDGTPKAMPWFPESNCFSGDAWRVALNLSLDYALFGGDESEKEICTRLLNFFENRRPYLSDYATDGGPYPRQGRNATLGIIAMNAAATQVLDSEDPLVKPFVKDLAALSVPFRFWRYYDGMLYIIGLLATAGKIEF